The Sciurus carolinensis chromosome 5, mSciCar1.2, whole genome shotgun sequence genome segment CCAGGCTGAGGGAATTCCCCTGGAGCAATGCTGTTCTTCAGCTGGCACTGGGCTAGAGGAGAACCATCCCACATGCAGGGTAAGTCCAAGGAGAACAGAAGACACTGGCTACACCTCTGTGGGAAGGCACCCATCATCCTCTGCAGCTCTTTAATAGCAGAGGGACACTCTCTCTCCACCCTAACCCAATCCACACCCACATGCCCTGGTCTATGAAACTCTACTTAGGACAGGGGGCCAGGTGCCTGGAAGCCAGGTGCCAGGTCTTGGCAGCCCCAGTTGTCTGTGGATTTGGAGCTAAAGGCAGATTGTGTGAGTTGGGGTTTGAGGCCTGAGCAGGTGGTAGTAAGCCCCAGGCCCaggactgaaagaaaatggaactgCACCTGtgggaaaggaaagcaaagaaagggCCAATATGAGCCCATGACTACAGTCCCTCCTGGAGTAGGGAGTTGAGACAGAGGGGACTGTCAGTTGAAGGATCATCCCTCGCTAAGGAGAAACAAACCCATTAGCCTCTACCCAGAGACACTGAAGCCTTTCATATGCAGATGCCTTCCCGCCTCCATTCCAGGACACAGATTTCTGGGGCCCTGGATACCTACAGTCAGGACACCTCAATTCCCCTGACAGGCTGGGCTCCACTAATCTCCTCAGGCCCTTTTTGACTTCCCAGGAGAATGGGAGGAGACCCAGAGAGTAATCCCATCAAACCCCCTAAGCCTGGAGCCTTCAAGGGGGGAAAGGAGGTCAGGTGGGAAGTCTCTTCTGTTCCAACAGCTGAAGGACAGTGGCTGACTGGGGCATTCTCTGTGCCCAGACACCGTGGCTGAGTGACGGTGTCATTACTAGCACTAAGGCCTGGTGACAGGAGTACAAAGGGGCCTTTCCATACACTCCATAGCCTGGAGTGGAACTGGAGGGTGATTTCAACCCAGTAGGCCAGTTTCCCCAGAGTGCTACCCATCAGGATTCTTGACCAAAGTGAGAAAATCTTGCCCATAACCCCTAATCCTAATGCTGCCTGAAGAAATGACACATCTATTCCTGTCTCTCTCTACTCTTGATTTTATATAAACCTAATATAAAACATAGTCTCTAATGCAGCTGTAAATCAAACCCTTATCTTAGCCAAACTTTATTTCTTGGACAACTAAAAATCTTAACCCTCCTCTTAATCAAGGCCtttaactcaatttttttttctttttgttggtactagggattgaacccaggggtgctctatcactaatttatatccctagccctttttattttttacttttagacaGGCTTTccttaagttgttgaggctgtcctccaacttgtgatccacctgcctcagtctcccaaatagctgggattataggaatgcgcCTATTTAATTCAATCTTGTTGGATTTTCTCCTGATCCCACCCCTACTCTGACTAGCACTGTGCTCCTACACCAACCCCAACCCAAGGCTGACAAGGTTTGTATGAACTTCAGAGGGTCCACACATCTAGAAAGATCTTCACACACTTAGGTATTTGGGAGGACATAGTCCAGTTTTCATCAGGTTCTCAAAAGAAGTCAGTGAATCAAAAAGCATtaagaagctgggcacagtggtacacacctgtaatgccagtggcttgggaggctgaaacagcaggattgcaggttcaaagccagcctcagcaacttggcgaggctataagcaacctaacaaaactctgtctcaaaatcaaaaaaaaaaaaaaggaaaagggctggggtgtggctcactggttaagcaccctgggttcaatccctggtaccaaaaaaaagcatTAAGAACCTCTGCCCTGACCCGCTCTACCCTAGCTTTGTTCAAACTCCAACATCCTTGGGGACCCACAACAAGCCTCTACTCTAGCTCTAATGTTACCCAGTGCTCACACTGACACTGGGAGTCTCATTCAGAGGGTCAGTGCTGTCGCTCTCTCCCAAGCCACCTCTGGACCTGCAGCTTCAGTCCCAACCTGCTCTTCCCCCAACCTCTGGTGATCCACAGCTTCCTTTGCTTGTTGGGCTCCCCAGCTGAGAGATCAAAGGTTCTTGACTTTGAGTCAGAACCTCATAGCAGAGCCTGGTTCTCTTCACTGCTCTGGGACACCTGCTTACTGTATGCTCAATCTCTGCAGCCTCCTCTCTGGGCATGCGTTCCAGGAAGTCATCATAATGTTTCAGGCCTATCATCTGCTGGGCAGTCAGGGAGGCCAGGCTGCGTATGTCTTCGAGGTTTCGGAAACCCTGGAAAAAAGCAACCAAAAGGAAAGCTATGAGGATCCAGGACCAATGAAGTGGTGGGAACAAGCAGACATAGGAGGTTTTTACTGCCCCAGACTCCATACAAGGCCTGAGGCAGAATCAACCCCAGGTGTGGGTGGGTCTCTACTCATGGGACCTGGGAAAGTCAGGGGCATGGAGGACATGCCATAATCCTGGCACCACTGGTCTGGGGATGGGCCTGGGCCTCTTCATAACCAACCTCCCCATGGCTAGATTTGGAACCTACTCCTCTGAACATTCCTCTGAATGTCCTGAGGATTCTTAGAAAGGCACTTGTTATCTGGGGGACAGAGAAATATACTTCTTGTTTCTGCCTACATCACAAGGATGCTAAGCCACAGGGCTGTTCTAGAAGCCAGGAGAGGGGCCTATATGAGCCCTGATGCCTTTGAGAAATTATCTCCCTATAGTCTAGGTTCATTCCCATCAGAATACAGGGTAGCAGAATGGTACCCAGGTCACCCCTGGTAATATCGCAAAGGGAGTTATAAGGTCAGAATTCTGAAACATGGCAATACTGAAATGGCAGGTGAGCCAGGGTGTGACCTGATGGTACCACATCTGGGCAGTCTTGGTCCCAGCTCCCCAGATGTTGGAGAAGAGCTCCAAGATAGGCACGCTCTCACTGATGTGGTCCAGTTTCCTCAGATGCCCACTCTCCAGGATCTCCATGATTTTCTCAGCCATCCGCTTCCCAATCCCAGGGATACTGCAGGCCTCCTAGAGGAGGATGGGGACAGAGGTACAGAAGTAGATTGAGAGAGTGGCTGGGGAGAGCCAGGGGTAGGTTAAAGTAGACTCCTTTAGTGATGTCTGCTGAAAAGTCAGCCTGGCAACTCTGTGGCTGTGGAAAACCTGGGCACAGTTGAAGATGAGAAGTTTGAATGGAATATGGGCTGGGTAACTTGTCTTGTAGTTTCCAGAGGAACAGAGACCAGTGATAAGAAGTGGGAATTAATGATGGTACTAGTCACCACCACACCATCATCATTTTGTGGCAATGGCTGAGAGTCAACATTTACTGAGGGCTAGTACATCAGTTCTGTGCACCATGGACCatctcatttcttcctcataaGAGCACTTTGAACAGGATGCTTCTATTAATCCCTTTTTATTGATGAGAACACAGGTGCTCCagagtttaagtaacttgcctatcATCACACAGTTAGTAATTCTGCTCTACTGGGTTCCAGagtctaaaattttgttttcaactttttattacGTAGAAAACTTAAAAGCAGAGAGGACACTGTATTGAACCCCCCAAGCACCAATCACCTAGCTTCTACAATTATCAAGATTTCGCTAATCTGCTTTCATTtcccattttgtttcttttgtgaatGTCTCTCAAACATGATAAAATCTTAACCACTAAGCCTGATGCCCACTGGTAACTGGTTCTTCCACTAACCCCTGGTTAGTAAAGAAAAGATGCCCCTGCTACCACCACCCTACCTCCAAGGTACCTGGTAGGAACTAACAGGCTTGTGGAAGCTCTTGAGAGCATTGATGGCCTTCGCATAACCCAGGGCCCTCCACTTATCTCCCTGGACACTGTAGGCTTTGGCCAGCACTTCCAACTTCTCTGTGATGTGCAGGTTGTGGTTGGTCATCTTCTGGCTTGAGGGCTGTGCACACACCCACTTATTCAGGGCCTCTGGGGCTGGGCCAGGCTCACCATCTCCCTCAGGTGGGGTGGGGTAATTCCCACTGATCAGAGCTTCCAGATCAGCTGTGCTAACCTGAGGCCCTTCTCCGTCACTGGTTTCATCATCGGAGCTGGGCTTGAGGTAGGGAAGAAGAGTTAATAAATTCCTGCCTTCTATGAGGACACTTCAAAAGTGGGAGTTGTCTTTGCATATGTGGGTGTCTCCTACTCAGACCCAATATTAAGGCTGGGGCCTGCATCAAGCTTGGGTCTCCTTAGGTGTGAGGCCATGTTCTATGTAGCTACCCTTCCCCAGTGTCCAGTCCTGGGCTCCCCAGTGGTATCTGGTAGACATGGCCTAGGTGAATGCTGAAGTGATGAGAATCAGGAAAAGCTAAATGGCTTCATAATCAAGAGAGACTTCCTGTTTCAGGGGCCTGAGACTTTCTGAATAACCGTCTGTGATCCCCACTTTTGTGATCAGGTCCCCAGAGGGCTGGTAGGCTCCTGACCTGGACTTGAGAGCTTGATGCTTCTTCTGCCTTCTGGGGAGGAGATACAGCTCTGGTAGGAGGAGGCGGAGGAGAAAGGGCTGTCCTAGGCCGAACCCCATAAGGGCCAGGAGGAGCAGAAGAGTCTTGGTTCACTTTGGTTGGCTGTGGTTGATCCAAGTACCTGGGGAATGATGACAGGAGGTTAAGACACCAAAGGCCTCATTCTATTTTCATCCCTAATCCTTCTCTATTCTAAAACCTTGGTTTCCTAATGtgtctaattttaaaagtagggttgggagtgtaactcagtggtagagggcttgcatagcatgtacaaggccctgagttccatccccagcatcacaaaaacaaaaaataatagtcATTTGCAATAGCTAAAGAAGTGACTCAAGATGCTGCCAGAGGGCTAgggttgtcgctcagtggtagaccatttgcctggcatgtgtgacgtactgggttcaattctcagcaccacatacaaataaataaaggttcattgacactaaaaaaaaaaaaaaaaaaaagaaagaaagaggctgtcagaaaacatttgagaaaagacTGGAACCAGCCTACCTGTTGGGGATAAAGACGCTGAATCTAGCTGTGTCCACCAGACTTCTCTCCTGTAGGCAGGAGCTCAGCCAGGCTGACTTCACCAGTTGAGCTCCTGGGGGCAGCCGGGGCAGTCTGAGGAGGCGGAGGGCCCGCTCACAGTCTATGCCTTCATCCACCACAATGTGAGTGACCCCTGGGGCCTGGGCAGAGCATATCTGGCCACCATGCTGAACAATCTGCTTCTCAAAGAGTTCTGCCCGGGCTCGTCCAATGCCAGTGGGCACAACGTGAACCCGCAGGGAgctcagccactctggaaggatATTCAGATGCCTATTACCTATTATCAAAACTT includes the following:
- the Poll gene encoding DNA polymerase lambda isoform X4, which gives rise to MDPRGILKAFPKRKKSHANSSSKALTKIPKREEGEEAGEWLSSLRVHVVPTGIGRARAELFEKQIVQHGGQICSAQAPGVTHIVVDEGIDCERALRLLRLPRLPPGAQLVKSAWLSSCLQERSLVDTARFSVFIPNRYLDQPQPTKVNQDSSAPPGPYGVRPRTALSPPPPPTRAVSPPQKAEEASSSQVQPSSDDETSDGEGPQVSTADLEALISGNYPTPPEGDGEPGPAPEALNKWVCAQPSSQKMTNHNLHITEKLEVLAKAYSVQGDKWRALGYAKAINALKSFHKPVSSYQEACSIPGIGKRMAEKIMEILESGHLRKLDHISESVPILELFSNIWGAGTKTAQMWYHQGFRNLEDIRSLASLTAQQMIGLKHYDDFLERMPREEAAEIEHTVRVTAQAFNPGLLCVACGSYRRGKMTCGDVDVLITHPDGRSHQGIFSRLLDSLRQQVSLPVPCSISLALPTSTGPCGLWPRPKA
- the Poll gene encoding DNA polymerase lambda isoform X1 is translated as MDPRGILKAFPKRKKSHANSSSKALTKIPKREEGEEAGEWLSSLRVHVVPTGIGRARAELFEKQIVQHGGQICSAQAPGVTHIVVDEGIDCERALRLLRLPRLPPGAQLVKSAWLSSCLQERSLVDTARFSVFIPNRYLDQPQPTKVNQDSSAPPGPYGVRPRTALSPPPPPTRAVSPPQKAEEASSSQVQPSSDDETSDGEGPQVSTADLEALISGNYPTPPEGDGEPGPAPEALNKWVCAQPSSQKMTNHNLHITEKLEVLAKAYSVQGDKWRALGYAKAINALKSFHKPVSSYQEACSIPGIGKRMAEKIMEILESGHLRKLDHISESVPILELFSNIWGAGTKTAQMWYHQGFRNLEDIRSLASLTAQQMIGLKHYDDFLERMPREEAAEIEHTVRVTAQAFNPGLLCVACGSYRRGKMTCGDVDVLITHPDGRSHQGIFSRLLDSLRQQGFLTDDLVSKEENGQQQKYLGVCQLPGPGRRHRRLDIIVVPYSEFACALLYFTGSAHFNRSMRALAKTKGMSLSEHALSTAVVRNTQGVKMAPGRVLPTPTEKDVFTLLGLPYRQPAERDW
- the Poll gene encoding DNA polymerase lambda isoform X2 gives rise to the protein MDPRGILKAFPKRKKSHANSSSKALTKIPKREEGEEAGEWLSSLRVHVVPTGIGRARAELFEKQIVQHGGQICSAQAPGVTHIVVDEGIDCERALRLLRLPRLPPGAQLVKSAWLSSCLQERSLVDTARFSVFIPNRYLDQPQPTKVNQDSSAPPGPYGVRPRTALSPPPPPTRAVSPPQKAEEASSSQVQPSSDDETSDGEGPQVSTADLEALISGNYPTPPEGDGEPGPAPEALNKWVCAQPSSQKMTNHNLHITEKLEVLAKAYSVQGDKWRALGYAKAINALKSFHKPEACSIPGIGKRMAEKIMEILESGHLRKLDHISESVPILELFSNIWGAGTKTAQMWYHQGFRNLEDIRSLASLTAQQMIGLKHYDDFLERMPREEAAEIEHTVRVTAQAFNPGLLCVACGSYRRGKMTCGDVDVLITHPDGRSHQGIFSRLLDSLRQQGFLTDDLVSKEENGQQQKYLGVCQLPGPGRRHRRLDIIVVPYSEFACALLYFTGSAHFNRSMRALAKTKGMSLSEHALSTAVVRNTQGVKMAPGRVLPTPTEKDVFTLLGLPYRQPAERDW
- the Poll gene encoding DNA polymerase lambda isoform X3, which gives rise to MDPRGILKAFPKRKKSHANSSSKALTKIPKREEGEEAGEWLSSLRVHVVPTGIGRARAELFEKQIVQHGGQICSAQAPGVTHIVVDEGIDCERALRLLRLPRLPPGAQLVKSAWLSSCLQERSLVDTARFSVFIPNRYLDQPQPTKVNQDSSAPPGPYGVRPRTALSPPPPPTRAVSPPQKAEEASSSQVQPSSDDETSDGEGPQEACSIPGIGKRMAEKIMEILESGHLRKLDHISESVPILELFSNIWGAGTKTAQMWYHQGFRNLEDIRSLASLTAQQMIGLKHYDDFLERMPREEAAEIEHTVRVTAQAFNPGLLCVACGSYRRGKMTCGDVDVLITHPDGRSHQGIFSRLLDSLRQQGFLTDDLVSKEENGQQQKYLGVCQLPGPGRRHRRLDIIVVPYSEFACALLYFTGSAHFNRSMRALAKTKGMSLSEHALSTAVVRNTQGVKMAPGRVLPTPTEKDVFTLLGLPYRQPAERDW